One segment of Ziziphus jujuba cultivar Dongzao chromosome 12, ASM3175591v1 DNA contains the following:
- the LOC107428818 gene encoding uncharacterized protein LOC107428818 isoform X2, whose amino-acid sequence MESGGKGREEEQDGMSVHSPCKAPPSSASSLPKVELELRLLEALEIYPPVKLQGIHRHFVLFGLMEFLRRSFDRHFSSDEVLQLLDRFYNLEVLKPDDEEMEILNHEEEFCLPQSFFVKEES is encoded by the exons ATGGAAAGCGGTGGCAAAGGAAGAGAAGAGGAACAAGACGGCATGTCCGTGCATTCTCCATGCAAAGCTCCACCTTCCTCCGCTTCTTCTCTCCCCAAG GTTGAATTGGAGCTAAGATTGTTAGAAGCTCTTGAAATTTACCCTCCCGTTAAATTACAAG GCATACATCGCCACTTTGTCCTCTTTGGTTTAATGGAATTTCTGCGAAGAAG CTTTGACAGGCATTTCTCGTCCGATGAGGTTCTGCAGTTGCTGGATCGTTTCTATAACTTAGAAGTGCTG AAACCAGATGACGAGGAGATGGAAATCCTGAATCACGAGGAAGAATTTTGCTTGCCTCAGAGTTTCTTTGTCAAGGAAGAATCATAA
- the LOC107428815 gene encoding triose phosphate/phosphate translocator, chloroplastic yields the protein MASVTKPIQSPIRATSRLSSLYFSPISISPSVVSLKARSLASSASTLSFSPLSENLKQTKPVGVSGDAFRFSGWNQHLRRRGRDEFPVVAAAAADAEGREIEIDGYTKPSKSFAERFPFLITGFFFFMWYFLNVIFNILNKKVYNYFPYPYFVSVIHLLVGVAYCLVSWAVGLPKRAPINKELLTLLTPVAFCHALGHVMSNVSFAAVAVSFTHTIKALEPFFNAAASQFILGQQIPLTLWLSLAPVVIGVSMASLTELSFNWTGFISAMISNISFTYRSIYSKKAMTGMDSTNVYAYISIIALLICIPPAVIIEGPQLMQYGFKDAIAKVGLYKFVSDLFWIGMFYHLYNQVATNTLERVAPLTHAVGNVLKRVFVIGFSIVVFGNKISTQTGIGTAIAIAGVAVYSLIKANIEEQKRKAAATKTS from the exons ATGGCTTCGGTTACAAAACCAATTCAGTCTCCAATTCGTGCTACTTCTCGACTTTCTTCGCTGTATTTCTCACCCATTAGTATTTCACCTTCTGTTGTTTCGCTCAAGGCTCGATCACTTGCTTCCAGCGCCTCAACCTTGTCCTTTTCGCCCTTGTCGGAGAATTTGAAACAAACAAAGCCAGTGGGAGTTTCCGGCGACGCCTTTCGATTTTCCGGTTGGAACCAACACCTGAGACGGCGAGGTCGTGATGAATTTCCGGTTGTGGCTGCTGCAGCTGCTGATGCCGAGGGTCGTGAGATCGAAATTGATGG GTACACAAAGCCTTCAAAGAGCTTTGCTGAGAGATTTCCTTTTCTCATCACtggcttctttttctttatgtg GTACTTCTTGAATGTGATCTTCAATATACTCAACAAGAAAGTCTACAATTACTTCCCATATCCATA TTTTGTTTCTGTTATACATCTCCTAGTTGGAGTGGCCTACTGTCTTGTTAGTTGGGCTGTTGGTCTTCCTAAGCGTGCA CCAATTAATAAGGAGCTCTTGACACTGTTGACTCCAGTTGCATTCTGTCATGCCCTTGGACATGTCATGTCTAACGTATCTTTTGCAGCTGTTGCTGTGTCTTTCACGCATACCATTAAAG CGCTAGAGCCATTCTTCAATGCTGCTGCTTCTCAGTTTATTTTGGGCCAACAGATTCCCTTGACTCTATGGTTATCATTGGCCCCTGTTGTGATTG GTGTATCAATGGCATCGCTAACTGAACTTTCATTCAACTGGACTGGTTTCATCAGTGCAATGATTTCTAACATCTCATTTACCTACAGAAGTATCTACTCGAAGAAAGCAATG ACAGGAATGGACAGTACAAATGTGTATGCTTATATTTCAATTATTGCCCTCTTGATTTGCATCCCACCAGCAGTAATA ATTGAGGGACCGCAGTTGATGCAATATGGTTTCAAGGATGCCATTGCCAAAGTGGGCCTTTACAAATTTGTGTCTGATTTGTTCTGGATTGGAATGTTTTATCATCTTTACAATCAG GTTGCGACTAACACCTTGGAGCGGGTGGCACCACTTACACATGCAGTTGGGAATGTGTTGAAGCGAGTTTTTGTGATTGGATTCTCTATTGTTGTGTTCG GCAATAAGATCTCTACACAAACCGGGATTGGTACTGCAATAGCAATTGCTGGTGTTGCCGTTTATTCCCTGATAAAGGCCAACATTGAAGAGCAGAAACGG AAGGCAGCTGCAACAAAAACATCATAA
- the LOC107428818 gene encoding uncharacterized protein LOC107428818 isoform X1 has translation MESGGKGREEEQDGMSVHSPCKAPPSSASSLPKEQSQVELELRLLEALEIYPPVKLQGIHRHFVLFGLMEFLRRSFDRHFSSDEVLQLLDRFYNLEVLKPDDEEMEILNHEEEFCLPQSFFVKEES, from the exons ATGGAAAGCGGTGGCAAAGGAAGAGAAGAGGAACAAGACGGCATGTCCGTGCATTCTCCATGCAAAGCTCCACCTTCCTCCGCTTCTTCTCTCCCCAAG gAACAATCACAGGTTGAATTGGAGCTAAGATTGTTAGAAGCTCTTGAAATTTACCCTCCCGTTAAATTACAAG GCATACATCGCCACTTTGTCCTCTTTGGTTTAATGGAATTTCTGCGAAGAAG CTTTGACAGGCATTTCTCGTCCGATGAGGTTCTGCAGTTGCTGGATCGTTTCTATAACTTAGAAGTGCTG AAACCAGATGACGAGGAGATGGAAATCCTGAATCACGAGGAAGAATTTTGCTTGCCTCAGAGTTTCTTTGTCAAGGAAGAATCATAA